A window of the Alnus glutinosa chromosome 4, dhAlnGlut1.1, whole genome shotgun sequence genome harbors these coding sequences:
- the LOC133865307 gene encoding uncharacterized protein LOC133865307, protein MSLTIGNSGGGAGILSGNTTKNPYTHLPIRRHVLFPLSTRTTTLQVVSAKRFSSRTGRLDSKDRRGPATTKDQEEKQLQRTAEDKSSIENVVSVAADGAAAADGGYFLPELPGTEPDFWEGPHMEALGFFVQYMWAFGIVFALIACGIAVATYNEGATDFKQTPAYKESIQSRELLEEPDASNSDVFESNPTEVAPSLE, encoded by the exons ATGTCTCTAACAATAGGCAACAGTGGAGGAGGAGCAGGTATTCTCTCCGGCAATACCACCAAGAACCCGTACACCCACCTCCCCATCCGGCGCCACGTCCTCTTCCCACTCTCGACCAGGACCACCACTCTCCAAGTGGTCTCAGCCAAGAGGTTCTCCTCACGTACCGGACGGCTCGACAGCAAGGACCGGAGGGGCCCCGCCACAACCaaagaccaagaagaaaagCAGCTACAACGTACGGCCGAGGATAAGTCTAGCATTGAGAATGTTGTTTCCGTTGCGGCAGATGGTGCTGCTGCTGCTGATGGTGGGTACTTCTTGCCCGAGCTTCCGGGTACCGAGCCGGACTTCTGGGAAGGGCCACACATGGAGGCTCTTGGTTTCTTTGTGCAGTACATGTGGGCTTTTGGCATCGTTTTCGCG CTAATTGCATGTGGGATTGCTGTGGCTACATACAACGAAGGGGCGACAGATTTTAAGCAGACTCCTGCATACAAAGAATCAATCCAGTCTCGAGAGCTTTTAGAAGAACCTGATGCCTCAAACTCTGATGTGTTCGAGTCCAACCCAACTGAGGTGGCTCCTTCTTTGGAATAG